In Lodderomyces beijingensis strain CBS 14171 genome assembly, chromosome: 7, the DNA window CTCGAGAAGAGAAAACCAAGGCAACTCACTACCTTGAGCAGTTTCAGAAATCTCAAGAAGCCTGGTCAATGACTCATGATATACTATCGCTGAAACAGTCGTCcgatttgcaattgcagctATTTGCTGCGCAGACTTTGAGATCGAAAATCATCTATGATCTTAGCAACCAGATGCCTGAGTCTGATTATGCAGCATTGAAGCAGAGCATCATTgggttgatgaagatgtaCAACACGCCTCGGGATAAACTTATCCGGACGCAGTTGAGTGTCGCCTTGTCTCAGTTGGCCTTGCAATACTTGACTTGGCAGAATGCCGTTGGTGAAATTGTTTCCGACTTGAGTGCTCTGGCTGACAATgcctttgtctttgtcttgttggagtttttaAAGATTCTACCTGAAGAATTGAGCGACGTGAAGAAATCGCATCTTACCGACGAGGAATATAACAAGAGATCGACTGAATTAATCAcagatcaagttgaatcggtgatcttgagcttgaagaATTTGACTGAAGCCAATACAACAAACGATCCTGTGCTCAATTCGGCTATTTTGGACTGTTTAAACAGCTGGATTGCCGAGTGTCCAGTTGACCAGATTTTGAATGTGCACTCGTTGACTACATTGATATTTCTGAGCTTATTACAGGATTCGACTTTTGACAAGGCAGTTGATTGCTTGGTGACTATTATACGAGAAACTAGAGACATTGATAACTACCACATTATCGATGCTATATATCAGCAGATTTTGCAGCTAAACAAACTCATGCATGAAAACCCCGACAATTTGGAAGATGCGGAAAAAATTGACGGGTTGACTAGATTATATGTTGAATGTGGAGAGTCCTGGCATGCATTGATTGCTCGAAATCCAACTCACTTCAAACCGCTTGTGGAaatcttgttggagtttaCAAAGAACAGAGAAGATTTGGACGTTGCCAAATACACTTTTCAGTTTTGGTATTTGCTCAAGCAGCTCGTGGTCATGCCCAAATTTGAAGAGGCGAGAGCTGCATTCAGCGACGTATACTTGAAACTAATAACGGTAATTATCGGACACTTGACTTATCCCATTGCAGCTGATGATAACTTGTTTGATGGCGataaagaacaagaagacaAGTTTAAAGAATTTAGATACGAGATGGGCGATGTGCTAAAGGATTGTTGTGCCGTGGTTGGCGCTTCTAGTGCATTGCAGATTCCTTTTGAAAGAATACAAGCGGTGTTGTCGGACTCGCTGGGCCACTGGCAAAACCTTGAAGCTCCCTTATTTTCAATGAGAGCCATGGCGAAAGAAGTGCCCACCAAGGAAAAGACAATCTTGCCCGTGATCATGTCACTTTTGGTGCGATTACCTGAACATCCAAAAGTCCGGTACGCGGCCACTTTGGTGTTGGGAAGGTACACGGAATGGACAGCAAAACACCCAGAATACTTGGAGCCACAGCTCAATTACATCACTAAggggtttgaaattggcgATAATGACAATGAGATCTTGATGGCCACGTCGCAGGCATTGATGTACTTTTGCCAGGATTGCTCTCAGTTGCTTGTCAACTACTTGGAGCAGCTTTACATGTTGTATGGGCAAGTGCGTAACCAAGTCGACATCCAGTCGAACTTTGAGTTGGCTGATGGCTTGGCGCATGTTGTCAGCAAACTGCCCGATGATGCACTTTACAAGACTTCGGAGAtgtttttgcagccttCGATTGAAACTTTACAAGGTTTGATCTCGACATCAGCAAATGAAGcaactcatcaacaacaaattgcCGATCAAATCGAAGTGATTTCCGTTTTTCTCgacgttttcaaacttAATGAGTTTGACAATGCCAATCACCCAGTGGCGACTTTGTTTATCGAAAAGATATGGCCTTTGACTACTACAATTTTGAGCAAAGAATCGAGTTCGTTGCTTGTAAATGAAAGGTGCatgaagttggtcaagactGCAATTCTATCATTCAGCTCCTATTTGAATCCCATCTTGCCGGAAATTGCCCAAGTGTTGCACCAGGGGTTCCAAAAGACGCACTTTGGTTGTTATCTATGGGTCACTGGAGTCGTTATCCGTGTATTTGGAGATGAAGAGTTTTCGCATCCTGAAGTTACCAATGCAGTTTATGAATTTTCACTTCAGCAATGCCAAGTGTTTTTTGAGCAATTGTTTAGCAAGAAGGACGATGCCGAAATCAGATTGCACCCAGAAGTGATTGAAGATTTCTTCCGGATGTTGAACGATTTGCTCATGTTTTATCCATTCAAACTTATCCCCGACCTTGCCATGCTCAAGTCCGTTGCCAAAGCCGCTGAGATCACGTTGAATGTGATTAACGAATACAATCCAATCATCTCGTGCATTCATTTCTTGATTGATCTAGCCTCATGGGGGATGGAACATCCGCCGATTTCACTTTTTGAGCAGCAAGATACCGAATCGCTAAAGCAGGCCATCAAGCAGTTTCTCGTGGTTGACAATCAAGGCGGGGAGTTGCTAACTGCTGTTTTCCACggcttgattttcaagttccaTGCCGATGTGCAGCAAGATGCCAACGACCTCATCTTGAAGATCTTGGTTGTGGTGCCAAACCACGAGACTGCCATTACCTGGTTGAGGAATGCCATTATCAGTTTGCCTAATGTTAATGAAAAGGAGACCGACCGGTTATTGGGCACGGTTGACGTTGCGTTGCAGAATAAGGATAACCGGAGAGTCCGCAGTAGTTTGAAAGATTTCGTGAACTGGTACCTGAGAAAGAATGTCACCCCCAGGTCAGAGTTTTGATTAGCACATTGTAATACACATCTGCATTATGCGAAAAAATGAACCCGTAGTATCCATAACTTCTACATCCCTtactcatcatcatcatcctctAGAAATTTATTGAAAGAGATACatgtttatatatatatattggcATATGTACAAGTTTAAAAAGTCTTTGGCGCCAAACtgacaatcttgttgaaattcaacagcttcaactccttggcaacaacaccatTAATTCTCGTGCCCAAGGGTTCGCCATTCTTGTTAATCAAAACACACGCATTGTCGTCAAAGCGAACCACGGAGCCATCGGGTCTCCTCAACGGCTTCTTCTGTCTCACAATCACGGCTTTGCATATGTCACGACGCTTGACTTTGTTCGTTGACGCATTCTGCAATTTCGATTCGATTTGCGGGCGCGCTTGTTTCACGACGCAGGTGATGATGTCCCCGATTGAGCCACTTGACTTCGGTTTGTGTCGGGCCACTTTTATGCATTCCACTATCTGTGCTCCTGAGTTGTCTATTACGTTGAGGAGGGTCTTGAGGTAGATcattttggtggttgtggtggtgaaagTTTTCAGCGTTggtgcatttttttttttttcactgcGAGAAGATTGTAGAGGTTGGTGATAACTTGCATATTCCAATATTGCCAAAACATCTCAACCGTTCTATAATCTCGATACAACCCCATCTACAAAACTACAGCccattttcctttctttcttctcttttctaTAAACGATGGTTTGATGGTGAGTGCATGATAACTCTGctacttcaacttcttgtcGATCTCAGCTGAGTACTCCTCAGTGACACCCACGACCCAGTCATAGACCTTCCGCATGTACAAAAACAGGGCAAACGCCACGAGCGCCACGGCGACAAAGACCGCGACGCGCTGCGAATCGCGCTCCACGTCCATGAAGGCGTAAGGGTAGCTCGCGCCGTGGTCGACGTCCACGAGGTACCGGAGCAAGAACCAGTACAACACCGTGAGCAACACCACGAAAAAGAGCGCcgtgttgttgctgatggtCCATCGCGGCATAAACACGAGATagtccaccaacaaggacaCCACGGGCATCAAGTGGATCGACAAGTCCGTCGCGAGCGAAAGCTGGAAGTTCAGCGGGTCCTTCGTTAGAAGCTCGAGAAAAAAGAGCCGGAGCGGCCAATAGACTCCCGCGACGATGACCTCCAACGCGAGGCCGATGGGGTGgatgttgttcttgatggtgAACAACGTGGGCGAGCCGGTCAAGTGCGCGACGAACCCCAAGGCAAACACGGAGATGGAGTAGAGCAAGGATAGGTTGGTGAGGAACTGGGTGTGGCCTGCCTGTTTGAGGTGCGGGGGGAGCTCGACGGTCACCATGTTGGTGTATGCGCCGTACAAGCCGATGAAAACCGACGCAAGGTCAATTAGCATGATGTACCGGTTGCCCACTACTCTCCTTGCCGCCGCGGTGCTGGAGGGTTGGTGGTTTTGTCGTGACGGGTCCACGTGCGTATCCCGAGCCTCCACGTTGAAGGACATTGCAGGGACCGAGAATACAAGCCaaactggaaaaaaaaattgaataTGAGTATGAGTTGGATCTGGTGAAGATGTGCAATTGCAATTAACGGATCTGGCAAAGATCTGGTGAATCTATATAATATATAGTACACATGCTAACCACCAGCCTCCAGTGTGTATAGCGTGGTTCAGCCTGCTTGTTTCTGTAGCTCTGATAGCAACAATAGCACGGGAGACGAAAGGGAGACAGCGGGCCCATGTGGTTGCTCCGCTGAGATGCATTTTAGTCTCGCTCCATCTCCCGCGTCGCGTATAGGTCCCATCCCGTTACTGATAACCCAACAAGCCGATAACCATGTAACAATATAGCTCATTTTTCGTTCAAagcttgttcttcttctgcttctctTGGCGACGCGACTGCGCGCATTGGTTcttttgagcttgagctgcTCCTCGTTCAGTGTTCGTGTCTGCCAAAGagcaatcttgaaaatgacTTTGTTCGCGAACCTTGTGATGACTTGTCAGATCCCTGGCTCGCCGCCAGCAGTGCCAGCAGCGCCAGTAGCTGGGCATCGTCTCCGTTTATCGTGGCACTTCCGGTGTGATGCAGGTGTTCTAGCTCGGTGTTCTTCATCCAGTTCTTGAAGTAGTCCTCCGAATCAATCGGTTTGCTCAAGTACTCGGTGTATTGGTAGTTTGGCTTCACCACGATTACGGGCACCAAAGCGCACTCCAAGAAATGCTTCGAGATGCTTGACGACCCAAAGAGACTTCGGTGGTGTTCCTTTTCCGGGTTATAGTGGTGAGTACCAATCACCATCATACTGGGGCTATATTCCTCGATGGCTAGTTTTAGGCATTTCTCGGGCTTGCCAGTGACGACTTCAAACACAATGgagattttcttttggtggaCATTCAACTCTTCAAAATGCTGTAGATGCGCCGCAGCTTGCTTCTTGTCTATGCCGCCCGCGGTAACAGCGGTGGTGCCAGTGCCACTGCCTACTTTTTTCTCGTCTAGCACTTGCAAGATGATCAATGTGTCCCCATGGATAATCATGCCGTCGAAAAGCCACTCGAGAGCCTTGGTGCTTTCTgcgtcgttgttgaatcCAAACAACCAcgtcttgttgttgcgaCGGAATCGAAATTGCGGGTGCTTGGACTTTATCGTGTACGATTTGCGGGAGCCCTGGGGCACGGTGTCGAACGAAACGCCACGGTCCAATTTGATTCTCGCTGAGCCCGACCTGGCTGAGTTGCTGGATGTGTTTGAGCTTGCATTCATGGCTGGCAAGTCTAgagatgacgacgacgccGAGGATACAAGTGCCGACTTGGGCCGGCCGTTGGGGTTGATGCTGAAATATTCTGGTCCGCCCATCTTCTCCTGCGATGGTGTAAGTAATGGTGTCGTTACACCTGATCCGTTGGCGGACGATGCGACTATCGTCGGCGTTGCCCCGTTGGGAGTCCTTGCCGGTATCACCAAGTCGTTCGAGTCAAAGTCGTCATAATATAGTCGGCCAAGTAGATCTGACGAATTGTTCTGGTTCTTGTACAATTGAATCGAGTCGCTCGAACTTGGAAACATGGCTGCGTTCAACCGCGTATTTCTCTCGGTTTCCGATTCCATGTTGGCCATTGGCGTTGcagtttttggttgtttcttGAGTGCTGTTCCTTCCCCTCCGTGTGTTTGTGggggtggtgttggtgatgcTGGCGGTAGTGGCGGAACGGAATTGGATGATAGCAGACCTGGGGGTGCCACGCGTGACGGGTTTTCGAAAATCTTGTTCTCAACGGGACCTAGTTCCGTCGAAGTTGGCGGTGAAGGGTCGCCCTTGCTAGGGCCCGGAGGAAGTGGCGTATTCTTATCTGTAGTTTGAGTAGAACGTGATTCAACAACGGCCGCCGGTGGTCCAACCAGTGGCGAGCGAGCCGGACTTGCTTGGCCTGCGGGTGGCTGTATATGCAAGGGCAGCGCTTTAGCAATTGGCGGTCCCTTGATGAATCGCGGTGCTGCTTGTCTTGACGACATGGCTGCCATTGATGAGGAGTTGACGAAAGTGAGGTAAAGCCGTGGGTGGAACAGGGGGGTAACGTGTGAGGTGTAAGGCGTATGGGCTATGGGGTGACGATGTGAAgtgtatgtatatatacataaaGATGGCGAGTAGTCGGTATGAAAAGTATCAAACTTTAAAAACGGggttcttgttggtgttgttcaATCGGTCGTCTCGTCCTCGGATATCCCCTTTTTAGTTTGACCAGACAACTCAGATTCAGATTCAGGTTCAGATTCACGATGATTTGCAAATGGGTGCAAGCGGAGGGGAAGCAGTGAAATAATAGTGTCAACAGGAGTAAGAATAATAACAATAGCAGAGGAAAGGAACAAGAATTGGTATTTTACAAGTAGGAGATAAGACTTTACTCCTGCTGGTGTATTATATCTCGTGAGCTGGAGTCGAGTCGAGGTGTTACGATTCTATTGCAGAATGATACATTCAACCGATGGACGATGGAGATGTTCGGTCGAAGATCATGTGATTTTAACCGcctttttccaccacctccactaCTTCTACTACTCTTGAGATGAGATATGTATGTAACAATACTCTTGCTTATTTCTAACCTGTCTGTTCCTTTAACCATATATCATAGAGGGCTTATGTCGACAATAGCTCCCGCAACCTTCCATACAGGTGgattgttttcttcttgactCCAATTGCTCTGAAATTCCAAAGCaataaagcaaaagaacagaGAGAACTGATTATTTATCGAATCAGGAACAAGGCACAGAGAAGGCgccgttttttttgtttgttgaggTTCTTAAACCGCTCAGTAAGTGTTTGCTCCATATGTACAGgtggatgaagaagattgTCTAGCTTATTCGGGAAACGTTCGGCCATTGTTAACACCACTATTCTTCTCCACAATGCCCCAGATACGATCCATCTTGGTACCGCCAATATTATCCATCACGTAAAACTCCCTcttgccaccaccaccaccagttTTTTTCGcgcctttttcttcccacGTCGCGTAAGGCATAAACCAGCGCTGTTTAGGAGAGAGGACCAACTCCTTGCTACTGTCCAGAATCTGGATTAGCTCATTATAGGTTCTGCCCCCGGTGAAATTCAACTTTTCGGCAATCAATTGTTCTTCCGCCACCAAGTTCGGCAAGCTTTGCAGCTTGGTCTTGTCGTAGACTCTGAATATCCTCGTTACGTAGTCTCTCGTCTTCCACTGGACCACGACAATCGGGATGATTACTCCCGCGAGTAAGGTGTATGCGAGGGAATCGTCGAATTGCGCCGATTGGTATATGAGCTTGGCTCCGTAGGCACCCACGACGCCAAATGACAAGGTTAGACGTTTGAGCAACGAGACGTATTTCGACGCTGGCGCCTCGTAGAGGGGCCTGTAGGATAATCGGTACTTGTCGGCAAGTTTGGTTTTGCGGATCTTGTCGCGTTCCTGGATCCAGATGGGGTCGTCTTCAAATGTCGGCGACCAAGGGTTGTTTTCACTTAGCAACTCGTCTGTCTCGACCAAGGCGTCGTCTGACTTGTATGGCTTTGCTGCACGACGTGGTGCTGTCGATGTGGAAAAGAGGGTTTGACGTCGCCCTGGGTGAAAAGTTTTGCCAACCGCCAGTTTCAACGCCGGCGTGAATAACAACTGAGTGGCGTAAGAACGGGCGTGCGCTTGTTTCATGGATCCCTGCAATATTCGCTGCATCGTTTATACctactttcttttcttgttgagagGGTGGGAGCAAGTACCAAATGTGCCTCTGTTTTACTTGGATGTCGGCACAGTATCGTAAGACGTGTGG includes these proteins:
- a CDS encoding mitochondrial 54S ribosomal protein uL14m, producing the protein MIYLKTLLNVIDNSGAQIVECIKVARHKPKSSGSIGDIITCVVKQARPQIESKLQNASTNKVKRRDICKAVIVRQKKPLRRPDGSVVRFDDNACVLINKNGEPLGTRINGVVAKELKSLNFNKIVSLAPKTF